The proteins below come from a single Halostagnicola larsenii XH-48 genomic window:
- a CDS encoding DUF5799 family protein, with translation MSDNAWTDRIVSERMSVDQEFSPRVESSRFSSQEWSLIMTATEFEIEQPENPEQARIVANTENVDSILPELENVRSQMGAMGAGGQAGAEGSSSGGVVDSLKSALGMGGGSSGGSYDAEREAAETLTQEYAEELQNRLEANHRWESVCDAAAEN, from the coding sequence ATGAGCGACAACGCCTGGACCGATCGGATCGTCAGCGAGCGGATGAGCGTCGATCAGGAGTTCTCTCCGCGAGTGGAGAGTTCCCGCTTCTCGAGCCAGGAGTGGAGCCTGATCATGACCGCGACCGAGTTCGAAATCGAGCAACCAGAAAATCCCGAACAGGCTCGCATCGTCGCGAACACCGAGAACGTCGACAGCATCCTCCCCGAACTCGAGAACGTCCGATCGCAGATGGGGGCGATGGGCGCGGGCGGGCAGGCCGGCGCTGAGGGCTCGAGTTCCGGCGGCGTCGTCGACTCGCTCAAGAGCGCGCTCGGAATGGGCGGAGGCTCTTCGGGTGGGTCCTACGACGCGGAACGCGAGGCCGCGGAGACGCTCACCCAGGAGTACGCCGAGGAGTTACAGAACCGCCTCGAGGCGAATCATCGATGGGAGTCCGTCTGTGACGCCGCGGCGGAAAACTGA
- a CDS encoding transcriptional regulator encodes MREADETTRQRLTDALRTEASTPSELAVDFDLTPHSIVRHAEHVARSVDGTDEEFLVAPPTCRDCGFNGFDDLLNLPSRCPSCKSEAVDEPVLTIE; translated from the coding sequence ATGCGAGAGGCCGACGAAACGACGCGACAGCGGCTCACGGACGCACTGCGAACGGAGGCTTCGACTCCGAGCGAACTCGCGGTTGACTTCGACTTGACGCCCCACTCGATCGTTCGACACGCAGAGCACGTCGCTCGGTCGGTCGACGGCACCGACGAAGAGTTCCTCGTCGCACCGCCGACGTGCCGAGACTGCGGGTTCAACGGCTTCGACGACCTGCTCAATCTCCCCTCGAGGTGTCCCTCCTGCAAGAGCGAAGCAGTCGACGAACCGGTGTTGACCATCGAGTAA
- a CDS encoding Rieske (2Fe-2S) protein has translation MDSTRRITALEAVPEESTFVFRVVDTDDDANEVEEAILVRQDGRLECWLNYCQHFTHIKLDKGTGAAMRNGEIICENHGAYFEADSGVCTFGPCEGAYLTALEVAVDDGDVYLTDEGYDLLGPGPIPTDEVDRASSSNVEF, from the coding sequence ATGGATTCGACACGCCGAATCACCGCACTCGAGGCGGTTCCCGAGGAGTCGACGTTCGTGTTTCGCGTTGTCGATACCGACGACGATGCGAACGAGGTCGAGGAGGCGATTCTGGTTCGCCAGGATGGCAGACTCGAGTGTTGGCTGAACTACTGTCAGCACTTCACGCACATCAAACTCGACAAGGGAACCGGCGCGGCGATGCGAAACGGCGAAATCATCTGCGAAAACCACGGCGCGTATTTCGAGGCCGATTCGGGCGTCTGCACGTTCGGCCCCTGCGAGGGAGCGTACCTCACGGCCCTCGAGGTGGCCGTCGACGACGGCGACGTCTATCTCACCGATGAGGGATACGATCTCCTCGGTCCGGGGCCGATCCCGACCGACGAGGTCGATCGGGCCTCGAGTTCGAACGTCGAGTTCTGA
- a CDS encoding DUF7282 domain-containing protein: MSHLKPAVSTVIAVSVVLSVVALPFLGGGLSDRESMNDAALENVDDGNARDRVGVTEFTATEDSHLETVSMASGPTQSASGPPQSVSSPAQPISGPAQSATAAASLTQEGQDAVEAGVEEGIELAQSQGVEITAEQRAAALEGANASAGQYQEADAEQIQAATAGAVHGSLMQAQAANATQVQAVVSGATEGTLSQSQTVNASQMQSATWGAAHGAIAHHQRVTVEQLQVASFGAATGAAASAGETGVDRAPKIQEAAQGSAYGVLEQYQTITTEQRQRVTLEHVQSAAAGAAGGALEGSTEAALEGEQRLEVEQRQEVTIKQIQKAATGAAKGALVQQQEVSVEQTQAAAHGAAMGPLKQLQTVSIEQVQRISITQVHEASFGAATGAIVQSQEASVEQIQAAADGSAQGVLVQQQAVSITQIQAAATGAATGALDSAIQRQTVEIEQVQAAAFGAGEGAVRQTQVVDIVQVQTLAEGASSGALGQSQEASIEQVQIAASSACQEIASAIQSQQISVSQLQLLAQETASDAVAYAVAEGIDDESQIVQYVEIEVVQRVDAVDELEGNASISTDDQNSTGETVTVDNVSLSEGGFVAVYGGLDIGLDPEGVIGNSEYLESGDHEDVEIELNEPLSEDGPVVAAVHHDTTGEETFQYVESDGADDEPYVAQGGTPVADSAFITLEGEEPEPPAEPEATLSVSDQDGDGETLLVEEANASVEYAITAEYGNETAESDAFEANESVTNETLDLEPPIEENTTVDVSIRDVENETELANESIEYTLEDDEPDPPDEPEATLEVADQTGNGSTLVVDEANATVEYGLTVTDDEGSQIGSSGPYDANETIANETIALEPPLEENTTLDVTVVSTGENGLDDGEVLENESVEYTVEPDDAPESFAAEFPTCSQAEVTGSLEDGDRIIVATTFYESGGIGNSLGEYSVTVGDDIDAPLEEPVVFEVGEDFAVSETDEGPIVEIPGGDFGAAIVGFSSPDATPGSIDYANPNASECVEEVRPERPELAVEDTTPTDDGIEVTFGYDNPNDADLVVESELEGTTDDQPPTELEPGSNSFTVDWTPEDDDERLAWIVDMGFYDYDEPIVVETDPAGEIDPTEPAAFAVDILEPTEPVEQGEDLPLEVDVENVGEEAGEQSIDFEVDGTTGSNAVSLTADESETVSFVVETDDLEPGEYDATVSSENDSDTATVTIESPPEETGAVDQGVDDGENVTGEVDTSDADESTADNGIAEDDEPTEDDGTTEGGDPVDGETEGDGAEAADPGNAGAADGDNEGAPLEEDATTDEASESSPGEGDANADEPPANSPQNDGGADAGGDGGPTNGVNESARVTEAVN, from the coding sequence ATGAGCCACCTGAAACCCGCCGTATCGACGGTTATCGCCGTTTCGGTGGTCCTGAGCGTCGTCGCCCTGCCGTTTCTCGGTGGCGGGCTGTCCGACCGGGAGTCGATGAACGACGCCGCTCTCGAGAACGTCGACGACGGGAACGCGCGCGATCGGGTTGGCGTAACAGAGTTCACCGCGACGGAGGACAGCCACCTCGAGACGGTCTCGATGGCGTCCGGTCCGACGCAATCGGCATCCGGTCCGCCACAGTCGGTATCTAGCCCGGCACAGCCGATATCCGGCCCGGCGCAGTCGGCGACCGCGGCCGCGTCGCTCACGCAGGAGGGTCAAGACGCCGTCGAAGCCGGTGTCGAGGAGGGCATCGAACTCGCCCAATCGCAGGGCGTGGAGATCACAGCCGAGCAGCGAGCGGCGGCGCTCGAGGGGGCGAACGCGTCCGCTGGCCAATATCAGGAGGCGGATGCAGAACAGATTCAGGCCGCGACGGCGGGGGCGGTCCACGGCTCGCTGATGCAAGCCCAGGCGGCCAACGCGACGCAGGTCCAGGCCGTCGTTTCCGGTGCGACGGAGGGCACGCTCTCGCAATCCCAGACGGTCAACGCGAGCCAGATGCAGAGCGCGACCTGGGGCGCGGCCCACGGTGCGATAGCCCACCACCAGCGCGTGACGGTCGAACAGCTACAGGTGGCGAGTTTCGGCGCAGCTACGGGCGCAGCAGCCAGCGCGGGGGAAACCGGGGTCGATCGCGCGCCGAAGATCCAGGAAGCCGCGCAGGGATCGGCCTACGGCGTCTTAGAGCAGTACCAGACGATCACGACCGAACAGCGCCAGCGGGTCACGCTCGAGCACGTCCAGTCCGCCGCGGCGGGCGCGGCAGGCGGCGCACTCGAGGGGAGCACCGAAGCGGCCCTCGAGGGGGAGCAGCGACTCGAAGTCGAACAGCGACAGGAGGTAACGATCAAGCAGATCCAGAAAGCTGCGACGGGAGCCGCGAAAGGAGCGCTCGTCCAGCAACAAGAGGTGAGCGTCGAGCAGACGCAAGCAGCGGCCCACGGCGCTGCCATGGGGCCGCTGAAACAGCTCCAGACGGTCTCGATAGAGCAGGTACAGCGGATTTCGATCACGCAGGTTCATGAAGCCTCGTTCGGCGCGGCGACGGGCGCGATCGTCCAGAGCCAAGAAGCATCGGTCGAACAGATTCAGGCTGCAGCTGACGGTAGCGCACAGGGCGTGCTCGTCCAGCAACAGGCGGTCTCGATCACTCAAATTCAGGCGGCGGCGACCGGGGCGGCGACGGGAGCCCTCGATTCGGCGATTCAACGCCAGACCGTCGAAATCGAACAGGTCCAGGCCGCAGCGTTCGGTGCCGGCGAGGGCGCCGTCCGCCAGACGCAGGTCGTCGACATCGTGCAGGTACAGACGCTGGCCGAGGGTGCGTCTAGTGGCGCGTTAGGCCAGTCACAGGAGGCGTCGATCGAACAGGTGCAGATCGCGGCCTCGAGCGCCTGTCAGGAGATCGCAAGCGCGATACAGTCCCAGCAGATCAGCGTCTCGCAGCTGCAACTCCTGGCCCAGGAGACGGCCAGTGATGCGGTCGCGTACGCCGTTGCGGAAGGAATCGACGACGAATCCCAGATCGTCCAGTACGTCGAAATCGAGGTCGTCCAGCGGGTCGATGCGGTCGACGAACTCGAGGGCAACGCATCGATTTCCACCGACGACCAGAACAGCACCGGCGAAACCGTCACCGTCGACAACGTCTCGCTCTCGGAGGGCGGGTTCGTCGCGGTTTACGGCGGCCTCGACATCGGCCTCGACCCGGAGGGGGTCATCGGGAACTCGGAATATCTCGAGTCGGGCGATCACGAGGACGTCGAGATCGAACTGAACGAACCGCTCTCCGAGGACGGGCCGGTCGTCGCGGCGGTCCACCACGACACGACCGGCGAAGAAACGTTCCAGTACGTCGAGAGCGACGGCGCAGACGACGAGCCGTACGTCGCGCAGGGCGGCACGCCGGTCGCCGACAGCGCGTTCATCACACTCGAGGGCGAGGAGCCGGAGCCACCGGCCGAACCCGAGGCGACACTCTCGGTGAGCGATCAGGACGGCGACGGCGAAACGCTGCTCGTCGAGGAGGCGAACGCATCCGTCGAGTACGCGATCACTGCCGAATACGGCAACGAAACGGCCGAAAGCGACGCGTTCGAGGCGAACGAGTCGGTGACGAACGAGACGCTCGATCTCGAGCCGCCCATCGAGGAGAACACGACGGTCGACGTCTCGATCCGGGACGTCGAAAACGAGACGGAACTCGCCAACGAGTCGATCGAGTACACGCTCGAGGACGACGAACCCGACCCACCGGACGAGCCCGAAGCGACGCTCGAAGTGGCCGACCAGACCGGGAACGGCTCGACGCTCGTCGTCGACGAGGCGAACGCGACGGTCGAATACGGACTAACCGTAACCGATGATGAGGGGAGCCAGATCGGTTCGAGTGGCCCGTACGACGCGAACGAAACGATCGCCAACGAGACGATCGCCCTCGAGCCGCCGCTCGAGGAGAACACGACGCTCGACGTGACGGTGGTTTCGACGGGCGAGAACGGGCTCGACGACGGCGAGGTTCTCGAGAACGAATCCGTCGAGTACACGGTCGAACCGGACGATGCGCCCGAGTCGTTCGCGGCCGAGTTCCCGACCTGTTCGCAGGCGGAGGTGACGGGGTCGCTCGAGGACGGCGACCGAATCATCGTGGCGACGACCTTCTACGAGAGCGGCGGGATCGGAAACAGTCTGGGCGAGTACTCGGTGACGGTCGGCGACGATATCGACGCCCCGCTCGAGGAGCCGGTCGTGTTCGAGGTCGGCGAGGACTTCGCGGTGAGCGAAACTGACGAGGGACCGATCGTCGAGATTCCCGGCGGCGACTTCGGCGCGGCCATCGTCGGCTTCAGTTCGCCCGACGCGACTCCCGGGAGCATCGATTACGCGAATCCGAACGCGAGCGAGTGCGTCGAGGAGGTGCGTCCGGAGCGTCCCGAACTCGCCGTCGAGGACACGACGCCGACCGACGACGGCATCGAGGTGACGTTCGGCTACGACAACCCGAACGACGCGGACCTGGTCGTCGAGAGCGAACTCGAGGGGACCACCGACGACCAGCCGCCGACCGAACTCGAACCCGGATCGAACTCCTTCACCGTCGACTGGACGCCCGAGGACGACGACGAACGACTCGCCTGGATCGTCGACATGGGCTTCTACGACTACGACGAACCGATCGTCGTCGAAACGGATCCCGCGGGCGAGATCGATCCGACCGAGCCGGCCGCGTTCGCGGTCGATATTCTCGAGCCGACCGAACCGGTCGAACAGGGCGAGGACCTTCCGCTCGAGGTCGACGTTGAGAACGTCGGGGAAGAAGCGGGCGAACAGTCGATAGATTTCGAGGTCGACGGCACAACGGGGTCCAACGCGGTTTCGCTCACAGCAGACGAGAGCGAGACGGTCTCGTTCGTCGTCGAAACGGACGACCTCGAGCCCGGCGAGTACGACGCGACGGTCTCGAGCGAGAACGACAGCGACACGGCGACGGTGACCATCGAATCACCGCCGGAGGAGACAGGCGCAGTCGACCAGGGGGTCGATGACGGCGAGAACGTGACCGGAGAGGTGGACACGTCGGACGCGGACGAATCAACCGCGGACAATGGGATAGCTGAAGACGACGAGCCGACCGAGGACGATGGGACGACCGAAGGCGGCGATCCCGTCGACGGTGAAACGGAAGGCGACGGAGCCGAGGCTGCCGACCCCGGAAACGCGGGGGCCGCCGACGGCGATAACGAGGGCGCACCGCTCGAGGAGGACGCGACGACGGACGAGGCATCCGAGAGTTCTCCGGGAGAAGGGGACGCGAATGCGGACGAGCCGCCGGCGAACTCGCCGCAGAACGACGGTGGGGCCGACGCCGGTGGGGATGGCGGCCCCACGAACGGCGTAAACGAAAGCGCTCGAGTGACCGAGGCGGTCAACTGA
- a CDS encoding DUF7344 domain-containing protein has product MTTPAHPPSDYAEFALTMLEWLESREELPETVDDALELLADRRRRLFLAVMDDYGESITLPDAAEEVAKREAGQPVAELSAKEVANVYISLYHDHLPRLVGADLVEYNQDRDLVSPGPLRNAE; this is encoded by the coding sequence ATGACTACGCCCGCTCACCCACCGTCCGACTACGCCGAGTTCGCATTGACAATGCTCGAGTGGCTCGAGTCCCGGGAGGAACTGCCGGAGACGGTCGACGACGCGCTGGAGCTACTCGCCGACCGTCGGCGACGGCTCTTTCTCGCGGTGATGGACGACTACGGCGAGTCCATCACGCTCCCGGACGCCGCAGAGGAAGTCGCAAAGCGGGAAGCCGGACAACCGGTCGCGGAACTATCGGCCAAGGAGGTCGCCAACGTCTACATCTCGCTCTATCACGACCACCTCCCGCGACTCGTCGGCGCGGACCTCGTCGAGTACAATCAGGACCGGGACCTCGTATCGCCGGGGCCGCTCCGAAACGCAGAGTGA
- a CDS encoding DUF7545 family protein codes for MTDEVETITFSIDADGEETETVTVPAGLVDIVAEGDQSPTETLGDVALLSFASRAHHVVHHGEGSDEELEAQEARVMDLFEERFGVTFGEATGHQH; via the coding sequence ATGACAGACGAAGTAGAGACGATCACCTTCTCGATAGACGCGGACGGCGAAGAAACGGAGACCGTAACGGTGCCGGCGGGCCTCGTCGACATCGTCGCCGAGGGCGACCAGAGCCCGACCGAAACGCTCGGCGACGTCGCGCTGCTCTCGTTCGCGAGTCGCGCCCACCACGTCGTCCACCACGGCGAAGGGTCGGACGAAGAACTCGAGGCACAGGAGGCTCGAGTCATGGACCTCTTCGAGGAGCGGTTCGGCGTCACGTTCGGCGAAGCGACCGGCCACCAGCACTGA
- a CDS encoding DUF7557 family protein — protein MPSVELEEETVERLDELRIDDESYDELITELMNIYETSELNLFHAGD, from the coding sequence ATGCCATCAGTCGAACTCGAGGAAGAGACGGTAGAGCGCCTGGACGAACTGCGCATCGACGACGAATCCTACGACGAACTGATCACGGAACTCATGAACATCTACGAGACGAGCGAACTCAATCTCTTTCATGCGGGCGATTAA
- a CDS encoding tRNA uridine(34) 5-carboxymethylaminomethyl modification radical SAM/GNAT enzyme Elp3, giving the protein MSTDTPDPTETEAFERVCETLVERIINGEVEREEVEKAKLEACSEHSAPKVPKNSELLDYAPQEYREDLESVLQRKPVRTASGVSPVAIMTSPERCPHGKCLYCPGGPDSEFSSSQSYTGEEPAAARGVQNDYDPYGQVTLRLEQLREIGHPIDKVELILMGGTMTARSHDYQEWFVKRALEAMNDYDVDKEPEPAQGVSFAEDPEEYEWKYLEDVIAENETGDIRNIGTTFETKPDWCDPEQIDRMLDLGGTKVEVGVQTTYERINREMHRGHGVQESIEANQRLRDAAFKVGFHMMPGQPGMSREMCLEDFRRIFEQEQWKPDYLKIYPTLIVRGTATYDWWHRGEYDPLDNEEAAELVAEIKDMIPRYTRLQRVQRDIPADYIDAGVWKSNLRQLARKRMDEHGWECECIRCREAGMNDAEPDQVELDVMTYEASGGTEHFISFEDFEQDLLIGFCRLRFPNDPVRGELENAALVRELHVYGSEVTMGEDGETDQHQHRGYGRKLMNRAESLAADAGFDKVSVISGIGAREYYRNKLGYHQDGPYVSKRL; this is encoded by the coding sequence GTGAGTACCGACACGCCCGACCCGACCGAAACCGAAGCGTTCGAGCGGGTCTGTGAAACGCTCGTCGAGCGGATCATCAACGGCGAGGTCGAGCGCGAGGAGGTCGAGAAGGCCAAACTCGAGGCCTGCTCGGAGCACTCGGCACCGAAAGTGCCCAAAAACTCCGAGCTGCTAGATTACGCTCCCCAGGAGTACCGCGAGGACTTAGAATCGGTCCTCCAGCGCAAACCGGTCCGAACCGCCTCCGGCGTCTCGCCGGTGGCGATCATGACCTCGCCCGAGCGCTGCCCGCACGGGAAGTGTCTGTACTGTCCCGGCGGTCCGGACTCGGAGTTCTCGAGTTCCCAGAGCTACACGGGCGAGGAGCCAGCAGCCGCCCGCGGCGTACAAAACGACTACGACCCCTACGGGCAGGTTACCCTTCGACTCGAGCAGTTGCGAGAGATCGGCCATCCGATCGACAAGGTCGAGTTGATCCTCATGGGCGGCACGATGACCGCCCGGAGCCACGACTACCAGGAGTGGTTCGTCAAGCGAGCGCTCGAGGCGATGAACGACTACGACGTGGACAAGGAGCCCGAACCCGCCCAGGGCGTGAGCTTCGCGGAGGATCCCGAGGAGTACGAGTGGAAGTATCTCGAGGACGTCATCGCGGAAAACGAGACGGGCGACATCCGGAACATCGGGACGACCTTCGAGACGAAACCCGACTGGTGCGATCCCGAGCAGATCGACCGGATGCTGGACCTCGGCGGGACGAAAGTCGAGGTCGGCGTCCAGACGACCTACGAGCGGATCAACCGCGAGATGCACCGCGGCCACGGCGTTCAGGAGTCGATCGAGGCGAACCAGCGACTGCGGGACGCGGCGTTCAAGGTCGGATTCCACATGATGCCCGGCCAGCCGGGAATGAGCAGGGAGATGTGTCTTGAGGACTTCCGGCGCATCTTCGAACAGGAGCAGTGGAAGCCCGACTACCTGAAGATATATCCGACGCTGATCGTCCGCGGGACGGCGACCTACGACTGGTGGCACAGAGGCGAGTACGACCCGCTTGACAACGAGGAAGCCGCGGAACTCGTCGCCGAAATCAAGGACATGATCCCGCGCTATACGCGGCTCCAGCGGGTCCAACGGGACATTCCGGCGGACTACATCGACGCCGGCGTCTGGAAGTCGAACCTCCGGCAACTCGCGCGAAAGCGGATGGACGAACACGGCTGGGAGTGTGAGTGTATCCGCTGTCGCGAGGCCGGGATGAACGACGCCGAACCCGACCAGGTCGAACTCGACGTCATGACCTACGAGGCGAGCGGCGGGACCGAACACTTCATCAGCTTCGAAGACTTCGAACAGGACCTCCTGATCGGTTTCTGCCGGCTTCGATTCCCGAACGACCCCGTCAGAGGCGAACTCGAGAACGCGGCGCTAGTCAGGGAACTGCACGTCTACGGCTCGGAAGTCACGATGGGCGAGGACGGCGAGACGGACCAACACCAACATCGCGGCTACGGCCGCAAGCTGATGAATCGGGCCGAATCGCTGGCCGCCGACGCCGGCTTCGACAAAGTGAGCGTCATCTCGGGTATCGGCGCTCGAGAGTACTACCGGAACAAACTCGGCTATCATCAGGACGGGCCGTACGTGAGCAAACGGCTGTGA
- a CDS encoding biotin transporter BioY — MQTEQGSVDLVEGDVVRVFARAALLAALMGATAFVAIPVAGVPGTLQMLVVFLAGLYLGPVWGPFAIVLYLLAGTLGAPIFSGGNSGLGVVLGPYGGFLLTFPIGAVLIGAIVHRGRDLRDPASVSLPVVVFALVVATTAVYLVGFLWYAWVSEMAVLEAFTVVALPLIPGDLLKMAAAVAIVRSGLIEAT, encoded by the coding sequence ATGCAAACCGAACAGGGGTCGGTCGATCTCGTCGAGGGGGACGTGGTCCGGGTGTTCGCTCGAGCGGCGTTGCTCGCCGCGCTGATGGGGGCGACCGCGTTCGTCGCAATACCGGTTGCGGGGGTTCCGGGAACCCTTCAGATGCTCGTCGTCTTTCTCGCCGGGTTGTATCTGGGTCCGGTGTGGGGGCCGTTCGCGATCGTCCTGTACCTGCTCGCGGGCACCCTCGGTGCGCCGATCTTTTCCGGCGGCAACAGCGGACTCGGCGTCGTGCTGGGACCGTACGGTGGGTTCCTCTTGACGTTCCCGATCGGAGCCGTGCTCATCGGTGCGATCGTCCACCGCGGACGCGACCTCCGCGATCCGGCATCGGTCTCCCTCCCAGTCGTCGTCTTCGCGCTCGTCGTTGCGACGACAGCCGTCTACCTCGTCGGGTTTCTGTGGTACGCATGGGTTTCCGAAATGGCCGTTCTCGAGGCGTTCACCGTCGTTGCACTCCCGTTGATCCCGGGCGACCTGCTCAAGATGGCCGCCGCGGTCGCGATCGTTCGATCCGGCCTCATCGAGGCGACGTGA
- a CDS encoding sugar phosphate nucleotidyltransferase codes for MKAVVLAGGYATRMWPITKHRPKMFLPIGESTVIDRIFRSLENDDRIDEVYVSTNERFAPDFETHLADSEFEKPRLSIEDTSEEADKFGVVGALAQLVEREAVDDDLLVIAGDNLISFEISEFLDYFERTETPTLAAYDVGSREKASSYGLVELEGDRVVDFQEKPDDPKSTLVSIACYAFPQDSVSLLRTYLEDGNNPDEPGWFVQWLQNREPTHAFTFEDAWFDIGTPESYLDAVAWHLDGESMVAETATIENVSVGENVHVMDGATLEDSELDHAVIFPDATVRDGDIRRSIIDEGTHLENLDLAGALIGAHTTITNHVGE; via the coding sequence ATGAAGGCCGTCGTCCTGGCAGGTGGGTACGCGACCCGAATGTGGCCGATTACGAAACACCGGCCCAAGATGTTCCTCCCCATCGGCGAATCGACCGTCATCGATCGGATTTTCCGATCGCTCGAGAACGACGATCGAATCGACGAGGTGTACGTGAGTACGAACGAGCGGTTCGCACCCGATTTCGAAACGCACCTCGCTGACAGCGAGTTCGAAAAGCCTCGACTCTCCATCGAAGACACCAGCGAAGAAGCCGACAAATTCGGCGTCGTCGGTGCGCTCGCCCAGCTCGTCGAACGCGAAGCGGTCGACGACGACCTGCTGGTGATCGCCGGCGACAACCTGATCAGCTTCGAGATCTCCGAGTTCCTCGATTACTTCGAACGAACGGAGACGCCGACGCTCGCCGCCTACGATGTCGGCTCGCGCGAGAAGGCCTCTTCCTACGGACTGGTCGAACTCGAGGGAGACCGAGTCGTCGACTTTCAGGAAAAACCCGATGACCCGAAGAGCACGCTGGTTTCGATCGCCTGTTATGCGTTCCCACAGGATTCGGTCTCCCTGCTCAGGACGTACCTCGAGGACGGAAACAACCCCGACGAACCTGGCTGGTTCGTCCAGTGGCTCCAGAACCGGGAACCGACCCACGCCTTTACGTTCGAAGACGCGTGGTTCGACATCGGCACGCCCGAAAGTTACCTCGACGCCGTCGCCTGGCACCTCGACGGCGAATCTATGGTCGCCGAGACGGCGACCATCGAGAACGTCTCGGTCGGCGAGAACGTCCACGTGATGGACGGGGCAACGCTCGAGGACTCGGAACTCGACCACGCCGTCATCTTCCCCGACGCGACGGTTCGAGACGGCGACATCCGGCGCTCGATCATCGACGAAGGAACGCACCTCGAGAATCTCGACCTCGCGGGTGCGCTCATCGGCGCTCACACGACGATTACGAACCACGTCGGTGAGTAA